A section of the Solitalea canadensis DSM 3403 genome encodes:
- a CDS encoding FecR family protein: MDSQLFRKYFSGKCNEEECKEVEKYISSHPSIVDQFLEAGWGRSTEEISTEVSTKLKNNLYRSIAQESEVIQQKAINHFSFLKIAAAIALLIAFGAGLFYVYNYRNQVNEQWVRIDNQGSKIKSVSMPDNSIIWLNANSSISYSNLYNTTKRELKLSGEAFFQVTKNHQKPFIVHSGNISTTALGTSFNISAYEKDQIVRVVLVTGKVAVDLKKSFNNEKRVILTPGKMIEFENKNAKWTSSMINTNSVTLWRNNKLVFVNELLPDALRKLARHYHVNIRFNEEELSHLYFDGTFESTEEKERVLKTVLSIYGLTYKTTPNGYEILKNKK, from the coding sequence ATGGATAGTCAATTGTTTAGAAAGTACTTTTCCGGGAAATGTAATGAAGAGGAATGCAAGGAGGTCGAAAAATACATTTCGTCACATCCTTCTATAGTGGATCAGTTTTTAGAAGCAGGGTGGGGACGATCGACGGAAGAAATTTCAACTGAAGTATCAACCAAACTAAAAAATAACCTCTACCGATCAATAGCGCAAGAATCAGAGGTGATTCAACAGAAAGCCATTAATCATTTCTCTTTTTTAAAGATTGCCGCCGCCATTGCGCTTTTAATAGCTTTTGGAGCAGGTCTTTTCTATGTATACAACTATAGAAACCAAGTAAATGAACAGTGGGTTCGAATTGATAACCAGGGATCAAAGATCAAGTCTGTAAGTATGCCGGATAATTCGATAATCTGGTTAAACGCTAACTCTTCAATTAGTTATTCCAATTTATATAATACTACAAAAAGAGAGCTTAAGCTGTCGGGCGAAGCCTTTTTCCAAGTTACAAAAAATCACCAAAAGCCATTCATCGTTCATTCGGGAAACATTAGTACTACCGCCTTGGGTACTTCATTTAATATTAGTGCTTATGAAAAAGATCAGATTGTGAGGGTTGTACTTGTAACAGGAAAAGTTGCTGTTGATTTAAAAAAATCATTTAATAATGAAAAAAGGGTAATTCTTACTCCAGGAAAAATGATCGAGTTTGAGAATAAAAATGCAAAATGGACATCTTCTATGATTAATACAAACTCAGTTACCTTATGGAGAAATAACAAACTCGTATTTGTTAATGAACTGCTACCTGATGCATTGCGAAAATTAGCAAGACATTATCATGTTAATATTCGGTTTAATGAAGAAGAATTATCACACCTATACTTCGACGGAACATTTGAGTCTACTGAGGAAAAGGAAAGGGTTTTAAAAACGGTTCTTTCGATCTATGGCCTAACTTATAAAACCACACCTAATGGATATGAAATTCTAAAGAACAAAAAATAA
- a CDS encoding alpha/beta hydrolase encodes MKTSNLINQSKSGILSTVIVLSSIVSLTMETNAQTTKEVKNVVLVHGAFADGSGWKALYNVLTKKGYHVTVVQNPLTSLEDDVAATNVVLDNQDGPTILVGHSWGGAVITEAGNHPKVVGLVYVAAFQPDKGESALQWLQTAPPAPENGVLPPNDKGIVYYDKAKYHAGFCADISKEEADFMYASQGAFYAKGFVTPITKAAWNDKPTYGLVATEDKSIAPEIQHNMYKRSNTKVTEVKGSHVIFMSQPEAVAKVIEEAAHNASNNK; translated from the coding sequence ATGAAAACTTCAAACTTAATTAACCAATCAAAAAGTGGTATATTATCTACCGTAATTGTTTTATCATCAATTGTAAGTTTAACTATGGAAACTAACGCCCAAACAACAAAAGAAGTAAAAAATGTGGTTTTAGTACATGGTGCATTCGCCGACGGTTCAGGATGGAAAGCACTTTATAATGTACTTACCAAGAAAGGCTATCATGTCACAGTTGTACAAAACCCACTAACCTCATTAGAAGATGATGTTGCCGCAACAAATGTTGTATTAGACAATCAGGACGGGCCAACTATTCTTGTAGGCCATTCATGGGGTGGTGCAGTGATAACGGAAGCGGGCAATCATCCAAAGGTGGTAGGTTTAGTTTATGTTGCAGCATTCCAACCTGATAAAGGAGAATCGGCGTTACAATGGTTGCAAACAGCTCCTCCTGCTCCGGAAAATGGAGTATTACCTCCAAATGATAAAGGAATAGTTTATTATGATAAGGCTAAATACCATGCAGGTTTTTGTGCCGATATCAGTAAAGAAGAGGCTGATTTCATGTACGCTTCACAAGGTGCCTTTTACGCCAAAGGTTTCGTTACTCCAATAACTAAAGCAGCATGGAATGATAAACCAACCTATGGACTTGTTGCAACTGAAGATAAGAGTATTGCTCCGGAGATTCAACATAATATGTACAAACGCTCAAACACCAAGGTTACTGAAGTAAAAGGCAGTCATGTGATCTTTATGTCGCAACCCGAAGCAGTTGCTAAAGTAATTGAGGAGGCCGCCCATAATGCGTCAAATAACAAATAA
- a CDS encoding helix-turn-helix domain-containing protein translates to MEYQAKYITEDIKLSCYQDKFFKSDIMFEHHMLIWFISGETKIVQAEGTYLFQKGDIFLIPRNQLATIINYPKDGLPHQTVVMHLTTEWLRNFYDKITFRPIVAGEQKIRHYNNHPLLQSCLSSLIPYFDMKELPADIANLKITEAVSILRSIDSSIDNILTNFEEPGKIDLAGYMEKNFMFNMPLEKFGYLTGRSLTTFKRDFKRTFDTTPQKWLTQKRLELAHYQFVEKRKKPTDVCYEVGFENLSHFSFAFKKHFGYAPTELLAAKS, encoded by the coding sequence ATGGAATATCAGGCAAAATACATCACCGAAGACATCAAGCTTTCCTGCTACCAGGACAAATTCTTCAAATCGGACATCATGTTTGAACACCACATGCTTATCTGGTTCATTTCCGGAGAAACTAAAATAGTGCAGGCTGAGGGAACTTATTTATTTCAAAAAGGTGATATATTTTTAATACCGAGAAACCAGCTTGCAACTATAATAAATTATCCTAAAGATGGGTTGCCACATCAAACAGTGGTGATGCACCTGACTACTGAATGGCTGCGGAATTTCTATGACAAGATTACATTCAGACCAATAGTGGCAGGCGAGCAAAAAATTCGCCATTATAATAATCATCCATTATTGCAAAGTTGCCTTTCGTCACTGATACCCTATTTTGATATGAAGGAATTGCCTGCGGATATTGCCAATCTCAAAATTACGGAAGCTGTAAGCATCCTGCGATCCATCGATTCCAGCATCGACAACATACTGACAAATTTCGAGGAACCCGGTAAGATTGACCTGGCAGGTTATATGGAAAAGAACTTTATGTTCAATATGCCTTTGGAAAAATTTGGATATCTTACCGGCAGAAGCCTGACAACATTTAAGAGGGATTTTAAAAGAACTTTTGACACCACTCCTCAGAAATGGTTAACCCAAAAACGTTTGGAACTTGCACATTATCAATTTGTGGAGAAAAGAAAGAAGCCTACAGATGTTTGTTATGAAGTTGGGTTTGAGAATCTTTCACATTTTTCCTTCGCATTTAAAAAGCATTTTGGTTATGCACCGACTGAATTGTTAGCAGCAAAAAGTTAA
- a CDS encoding helix-turn-helix domain-containing protein yields the protein MKFLVTDQKAGGDLLLINGEENFGRFYYGRDQEKKYFTIVWNRGEKQTVTIDNVEHDFMPNTVLPLMFNQSFYFERASDVVAWQFNREFYCIIDHDAEVSCVGFLFGMGEVLFINLDDAAQNRLRLLLNIFIEEINTQDNIQNEMLVVLLKRLIIFITRLAKSKYIPDPKLNDERLDVFRKFNLLVEANFRTEHSVNYYAQLLNKSPKTLSNLFALYNQKTPIQVIQDRIIIEAKRLLSYTNKSAKEITHELGFDDAASSVISSNDTPLYPPLSLEIIGKMFPSGNNYKPSGNILILQPQLLLHLCIVDQA from the coding sequence ATGAAATTTCTAGTTACAGATCAGAAAGCTGGTGGCGATCTTTTACTTATAAATGGAGAAGAAAATTTCGGTCGCTTTTACTATGGCCGTGATCAAGAAAAGAAATACTTCACCATTGTTTGGAATCGCGGTGAAAAGCAAACAGTCACAATAGATAATGTGGAACATGATTTTATGCCCAACACTGTTCTGCCGCTCATGTTCAATCAATCCTTTTACTTTGAGAGAGCTTCTGATGTTGTAGCGTGGCAGTTTAATCGTGAGTTTTATTGCATCATTGATCATGACGCAGAGGTAAGTTGCGTAGGATTTTTATTTGGCATGGGAGAGGTGCTTTTTATCAATCTTGATGACGCTGCTCAAAATAGGCTTCGGTTGTTATTAAATATCTTTATAGAGGAGATTAATACTCAGGATAACATTCAAAATGAAATGCTGGTAGTACTCTTGAAACGTCTCATTATATTTATCACACGGTTGGCGAAATCTAAATACATACCCGATCCGAAACTTAATGACGAGCGATTAGATGTATTCCGCAAGTTTAATTTATTGGTCGAGGCTAATTTTCGTACCGAACATTCAGTAAATTACTATGCTCAATTATTAAACAAATCGCCTAAAACGTTATCCAATCTTTTTGCTTTATACAATCAGAAAACTCCAATACAGGTTATTCAAGATCGAATAATCATAGAGGCTAAAAGACTTTTATCCTATACTAATAAATCAGCTAAAGAAATTACCCACGAATTAGGGTTTGATGATGCAGCTTCTTCTGTAATTTCTTCAAACGACACACCTCTTTATCCCCCCTTGAGTTTAGAAATAATAGGGAAAATGTTTCCCTCGGGAAATAATTACAAACCTTCGGGAAATATCCTCATTCTCCAGCCACAATTACTGCTGCATCTTTGTATTGTTGATCAGGCATAA
- a CDS encoding SDR family NAD(P)-dependent oxidoreductase: MKQSNYQGALQHPLGSGFNAKSTTTEVIKGIDLTGKIAIVTGGNTGIGLETTKTLAAAGATVIVPARDVNKARKNLEGIANVEIDVLDIMNPASIDSFAEKFLASSRPLHLLINNAGIMWVPLRKDSRGFESQLATNYIGQFHLTAKLWPALKQANGARVINVSSLGHHMAPFSFDDPNFKHREYETLQAYGQSKTASNLFALELDNRVKSFNVRAYSLHPGSIADTELGREASVDLLKKMGLLDKKGNVHPEILVSLKTIPQGAATTVWAATSSMLNTIGGVYCEDGDIAELLSVDYSDQISAKLHQSGVMQYSLDENDAKRLWALTEEMTGIVFDIS, encoded by the coding sequence ATGAAACAAAGCAACTATCAGGGTGCACTTCAACACCCGCTCGGCTCAGGCTTCAACGCCAAATCAACAACTACAGAAGTTATCAAAGGCATTGATCTTACTGGTAAGATTGCTATCGTAACAGGCGGCAACACAGGTATTGGTTTAGAAACTACAAAGACACTGGCTGCCGCAGGAGCGACAGTAATCGTACCCGCCAGAGATGTAAACAAGGCCCGGAAAAATCTCGAGGGTATTGCTAATGTAGAGATCGATGTCTTGGACATTATGAATCCAGCTTCTATTGATTCCTTTGCAGAAAAATTTCTTGCATCAAGCCGACCACTGCACTTATTGATCAATAACGCAGGTATCATGTGGGTACCATTGCGTAAAGACAGTCGCGGTTTCGAATCACAATTAGCAACCAACTACATCGGCCAGTTTCACTTAACTGCAAAACTATGGCCTGCACTGAAACAAGCCAATGGCGCACGGGTGATCAATGTGTCTTCACTGGGCCACCACATGGCACCGTTTTCTTTCGACGATCCCAATTTTAAGCACCGTGAGTACGAAACATTACAGGCTTATGGCCAATCCAAAACAGCCAGCAATCTATTTGCTTTGGAACTGGATAATCGAGTAAAATCATTCAACGTGCGGGCCTATTCACTACATCCGGGATCAATCGCAGATACAGAATTAGGTAGGGAAGCATCAGTAGATCTCTTAAAGAAAATGGGATTATTAGATAAAAAAGGCAATGTTCATCCAGAAATCTTAGTCTCGTTAAAAACAATTCCCCAAGGCGCTGCAACTACTGTATGGGCTGCAACCAGTTCGATGCTCAACACGATCGGTGGCGTATATTGTGAGGATGGGGATATCGCCGAATTGTTATCAGTGGATTACTCCGATCAAATCAGTGCAAAACTTCACCAAAGCGGCGTAATGCAATATTCATTGGATGAGAACGACGCAAAGCGTCTGTGGGCCCTCACCGAAGAAATGACTGGAATTGTGTTCGATATAAGCTAA
- a CDS encoding Wadjet anti-phage system protein JetD domain-containing protein: MITTTEIKKKADRIYPQVLRSVLTEENVFPFHIRADKSLSKDFVSMSREIAHIMDDSKDRKGFGYTVVAERTKNRLHGVQDIPKAIIFESQIDFLKYVGKQKEFEAFNSDIKKILSLIPELKDWCISNPLLVINNSLKWDDLIKVCLWFMSFHETEKYYIRELPIAIDTKFVESHISILRTLLDELVPHLTKMEESFFHKRFGLKYQEPRIRLRFLDKLLAIEGRFTDISLPLSDFVKSNLTCKKILITENIMNFLTLPDLNDTIAIWGGGYAVTNLKNIKWLYDKQIFYWGDLDIHGFEILSQLRGYYSHVISVMMDETTLREFSIYQVSGSKSNVSNLNHLSKEEKQLYVELRTGNIRLEQERIPQQYVNKWLESSLS; this comes from the coding sequence ATGATCACAACAACTGAGATAAAGAAAAAAGCAGATAGAATCTACCCCCAAGTACTCCGCTCTGTTTTAACGGAAGAGAATGTTTTCCCATTTCACATTAGAGCTGATAAATCACTTTCAAAAGATTTTGTTTCAATGAGTCGGGAGATTGCCCATATAATGGATGATTCAAAGGATAGAAAAGGGTTCGGTTATACTGTTGTTGCAGAAAGAACCAAGAATAGACTGCATGGTGTTCAAGATATACCAAAAGCTATAATATTTGAAAGTCAAATAGATTTTCTTAAGTATGTTGGCAAGCAAAAGGAGTTTGAAGCTTTTAATTCTGATATCAAAAAGATTTTATCTCTTATTCCTGAATTAAAAGATTGGTGTATCAGTAATCCTCTTTTAGTAATCAATAACTCTCTAAAATGGGATGATTTGATTAAAGTTTGTTTATGGTTTATGAGTTTTCATGAAACTGAGAAATATTATATCAGAGAACTTCCTATTGCCATTGACACTAAGTTTGTAGAATCTCATATAAGCATTTTACGGACGCTTTTAGATGAACTTGTTCCTCATTTAACTAAAATGGAGGAAAGTTTCTTTCATAAACGATTTGGATTAAAGTACCAGGAGCCTCGTATCCGATTAAGGTTTTTAGACAAATTATTAGCTATTGAAGGCAGGTTTACTGACATAAGTCTACCCCTAAGCGATTTTGTAAAATCAAATTTAACGTGTAAGAAGATTTTAATCACTGAAAATATAATGAATTTTCTTACTCTCCCGGATCTAAATGATACTATTGCGATATGGGGTGGTGGTTATGCTGTAACGAATTTAAAAAACATCAAATGGCTATATGATAAACAAATTTTTTATTGGGGGGATTTAGATATTCATGGGTTTGAGATATTATCCCAATTGCGCGGATATTACAGTCATGTAATATCTGTTATGATGGATGAAACAACCCTCCGAGAGTTTAGCATTTATCAAGTTTCAGGAAGCAAATCAAATGTAAGCAACCTTAATCATTTGTCTAAAGAAGAAAAACAATTATATGTGGAATTGAGAACTGGCAATATAAGATTAGAGCAGGAAAGGATACCTCAACAGTATGTTAATAAGTGGTTGGAATCAAGTTTAAGCTAA
- a CDS encoding TonB-dependent receptor domain-containing protein: MNLIYLQLKKSNFFKPSLQIFVSTLLVIGLLTYTYVNAQAVPNEKININLKNTTAENVIREIDRQSSLSFYFDPVQLREMKVKHAYYLNMGLNEVFTHLNKTMGLIFVADGSNISVSKTKITSLKEVKKGRLIGQVIDDLNEPLAGATIQVEGTTIAVQTNIDGNYSLSLDPGVYTISYSFISFQTKRISEIKINSGETTTLNVELLPSVKELGQVVVTSTFQRESANGLYAIQKNNAIVTDGISAEQIKRTPDKNIGETLKRISGVSTVDNKYVVVRGLSERYTSATLNGVVMPSTEISRKSFTFDIIPTNLVDNVVVAKTFTPDMPGEFGGGAVLVNTRDLPVSNFTSFTIGTSINDQTTGKESRGLQRGNNMYWATYNTDRNFPQNAYIYNGVTEQFPTQATPEAKEQVLQSSKLFSNNWQVYGYQGKPTQNYQFSLGRLFPSKKSNEVFGITASLNYRNNQNTQQVYSTRGGFDQGTNGQRYLFNTSMGGLLGLGFNSPTYKISFQNFYTRQLNNSFYERVGQEAGKSVYNMQDVTEQAVLWQSVLKNEFAISKNGDKLMLNLGYINLNKESPDSHFLRGDILKTSATDSSIYNYSNTSQRDRIWQSVKENSFNWDLAYSYPINRTTLKMGYNGWYKDRSFSVKTGTSIGWRAYAPLSEMFDYTTGEWNPGEGLVISGIYNDAFKGGMTLHALYAMADQQLGQKWRLVWGARAEYVDVSKRNNYILKVQENFPGYDLSQIAVQEKNWNFMPSVNLTYKLTTKTNIRASYAQSIIRPDMRELAYFSIYDYEYDNLLSGSFVKSTKINHYDLRAEWYPAAGQIISASLFYKHMKNPMELQNGGTSSSLINNKYAKNIGLEIEARKSLDFVWSKLKNITIYGNYTQLLKSEVQQQELKFELDNTQKTASINYVDADKVQRPSAGQSDYLVNAGLYFDSKYVGVTASYNYVSNKVYMVSNNPASTQFQYTPGNVDLQLSTKLLKQKAELRFNIANLLNNNTIIYQNNFTPKEFAQIQNEGFKDRKLFKYNKDTDMKIFEANIGRTYSISFSCNF, translated from the coding sequence ATGAATCTTATTTACTTACAGTTAAAAAAAAGTAATTTTTTCAAACCGTCATTACAAATCTTCGTTTCTACATTGCTGGTAATAGGGCTGTTAACTTATACTTACGTTAATGCTCAGGCTGTGCCTAATGAAAAAATCAATATTAATTTAAAAAATACTACTGCTGAAAATGTAATAAGAGAGATAGATCGTCAAAGTAGTTTAAGCTTCTATTTTGATCCGGTTCAACTGCGGGAGATGAAAGTAAAACATGCTTATTATCTCAATATGGGTCTTAATGAAGTATTTACTCACCTCAATAAAACCATGGGACTAATTTTTGTTGCAGATGGCTCGAATATTAGTGTGAGCAAGACCAAAATTACTTCACTTAAGGAAGTTAAAAAAGGTAGACTTATAGGACAGGTAATTGATGATTTAAATGAACCTTTGGCAGGTGCAACAATCCAAGTTGAAGGAACTACCATAGCTGTTCAAACCAATATTGATGGTAATTACTCTTTATCACTTGATCCGGGTGTTTATACCATATCCTATAGTTTTATTTCCTTTCAAACAAAAAGAATTAGTGAGATAAAAATCAACTCAGGTGAAACTACTACCCTGAATGTTGAATTGCTGCCTTCTGTGAAGGAACTAGGCCAAGTAGTAGTTACTTCAACTTTTCAAAGAGAATCAGCAAATGGTTTATATGCCATTCAAAAGAACAATGCTATTGTTACGGATGGTATATCAGCTGAACAAATCAAAAGAACTCCTGATAAAAATATAGGTGAAACGCTTAAAAGAATTAGTGGAGTAAGTACTGTTGATAATAAGTATGTGGTGGTAAGAGGATTAAGCGAGCGTTATACATCGGCTACTTTAAATGGAGTCGTAATGCCAAGTACTGAGATCAGCAGAAAGAGCTTCACTTTCGATATTATTCCAACCAATTTGGTTGATAATGTTGTAGTTGCTAAAACATTTACACCGGATATGCCGGGGGAGTTTGGTGGAGGAGCTGTTTTAGTGAATACCAGGGATTTACCTGTTTCTAATTTTACTTCTTTTACAATTGGAACCAGTATAAACGATCAAACCACCGGAAAGGAAAGCAGAGGGCTTCAACGTGGAAATAACATGTATTGGGCAACCTATAATACGGATCGTAATTTCCCTCAAAATGCATATATCTACAATGGAGTAACCGAACAATTCCCAACTCAGGCTACTCCTGAAGCTAAAGAGCAGGTTTTACAATCTTCAAAACTTTTTAGCAATAATTGGCAAGTGTATGGCTATCAAGGCAAACCAACTCAGAATTATCAATTCTCATTGGGACGATTGTTTCCATCAAAAAAGTCAAACGAGGTTTTCGGAATTACCGCTTCCTTAAATTATAGGAACAACCAGAATACGCAGCAGGTTTATTCGACTCGTGGTGGTTTTGACCAGGGAACCAATGGCCAGCGCTATTTATTTAATACTTCGATGGGTGGTTTATTGGGACTTGGATTTAACAGCCCAACGTATAAAATCAGTTTTCAGAATTTCTATACTCGTCAGCTTAATAATTCCTTTTATGAGCGCGTTGGACAAGAAGCGGGTAAATCAGTTTACAATATGCAGGATGTTACCGAGCAAGCCGTTTTGTGGCAATCGGTTCTAAAAAATGAATTTGCCATTAGTAAAAATGGCGATAAACTCATGCTTAATTTGGGTTACATAAATCTTAATAAAGAAAGTCCGGATAGCCATTTCTTAAGAGGCGATATTTTAAAGACATCTGCAACAGATAGCTCTATTTACAATTACTCCAATACTTCTCAACGTGATCGTATTTGGCAATCCGTAAAAGAAAATTCTTTTAACTGGGATTTAGCCTATAGTTATCCAATAAACCGAACCACGCTAAAGATGGGGTATAACGGCTGGTATAAGGACCGTTCATTCAGTGTGAAGACAGGAACATCGATAGGGTGGAGAGCTTATGCTCCATTAAGTGAAATGTTTGATTACACTACCGGAGAATGGAACCCGGGAGAAGGTTTAGTTATTTCAGGCATTTATAATGATGCTTTTAAAGGAGGGATGACGCTTCATGCGCTTTATGCAATGGCCGATCAGCAATTGGGTCAGAAATGGCGTTTGGTTTGGGGAGCCAGGGCGGAATATGTGGATGTTAGTAAGCGCAACAATTACATTTTAAAAGTGCAGGAAAATTTCCCAGGTTATGACCTTAGTCAGATTGCGGTGCAGGAGAAAAACTGGAATTTCATGCCTTCTGTTAACCTTACTTATAAGCTAACAACTAAAACAAATATCAGGGCAAGTTATGCTCAAAGTATCATTCGTCCAGATATGAGGGAGCTGGCTTACTTTAGTATCTATGATTATGAATATGATAATTTGCTGTCAGGAAGCTTTGTAAAATCGACCAAAATCAATCATTACGATCTTAGAGCAGAATGGTATCCAGCTGCCGGTCAGATTATTTCTGCAAGTTTGTTTTATAAGCATATGAAGAATCCTATGGAACTTCAAAACGGCGGAACCTCATCGTCTCTGATAAATAATAAGTATGCAAAAAATATTGGTTTAGAGATTGAAGCACGTAAATCATTGGATTTCGTATGGAGTAAATTGAAGAATATTACCATTTACGGTAATTATACACAATTACTAAAAAGTGAAGTTCAACAGCAAGAGTTAAAGTTCGAACTGGATAATACTCAAAAAACCGCTTCCATAAATTATGTGGATGCTGATAAGGTACAACGACCAAGTGCAGGACAGTCTGATTACCTTGTAAATGCCGGTTTATACTTTGACAGCAAATATGTTGGGGTAACAGCATCTTACAACTATGTGAGCAATAAAGTTTATATGGTTTCTAACAATCCTGCAAGCACTCAATTTCAATATACTCCTGGTAATGTGGATTTGCAGTTAAGTACTAAACTACTTAAGCAAAAAGCTGAATTAAGATTCAATATTGCCAATTTGCTAAACAATAACACCATCATCTACCAAAATAACTTTACACCCAAAGAGTTTGCTCAAATACAAAATGAGGGCTTCAAGGATAGAAAGCTATTTAAGTATAATAAGGATACCGATATGAAAATATTTGAAGCCAATATCGGCAGAACATATTCAATCAGCTTTTCCTGCAATTTCTAA